In Clostridium swellfunianum, a genomic segment contains:
- a CDS encoding response regulator transcription factor: MYNLVIADDEKNIREGLSRFIDWAELGFNVVMKCEDGDEVIDYINAMSVDVVLCDIRMSRKSGLDVAKYIFENSLNIKVVLMSGYQEFEYAKKALEYNVVSYIVKPIELEEIKDKFAKVRNDFDRTKNIKEKMQQEEKKAVEAQNIILKKEGGVYKDVYELLEETRVEAENNKSAQHDYKTLIEQQSHLIEHFLEFNKTSIYNTFKDISSKIVNIPFNSGLKFLDNTLVLLLNRIANSYIGLIIKEELKSEIRNIRNAESYSSALQAFEEWINKAVNAIEENNNSNTELIIKKANKYIEENYMDDLTLEKVAEVVFLSPVYLSKVYKKKMGINFIDYVTKIRIERSKELLSNKNLKVYEISNLVGYKNLKYFYKLFKNYTGYTPNTYREMLMKRKSTNCKEDK, encoded by the coding sequence ATGTATAATCTTGTTATAGCAGATGATGAAAAGAATATTAGGGAAGGCTTGAGCCGCTTTATTGACTGGGCCGAGCTGGGCTTTAATGTTGTAATGAAATGCGAAGATGGTGATGAAGTAATAGATTATATAAATGCCATGTCAGTAGATGTTGTGCTTTGCGACATTAGAATGAGCAGAAAATCAGGGCTGGACGTAGCCAAATATATATTTGAAAACTCTCTGAATATAAAAGTTGTTTTAATGAGTGGATACCAGGAGTTTGAATATGCTAAGAAAGCTTTGGAGTACAATGTTGTTTCCTATATAGTAAAGCCAATTGAGCTTGAAGAGATTAAAGATAAATTTGCAAAGGTAAGAAACGACTTTGATCGCACGAAAAATATCAAAGAGAAAATGCAGCAGGAAGAGAAAAAAGCTGTAGAAGCTCAAAACATAATACTTAAGAAAGAGGGCGGCGTATACAAAGATGTATATGAATTGCTGGAAGAAACAAGAGTAGAAGCAGAGAATAACAAAAGTGCTCAGCATGACTACAAGACTCTTATAGAGCAGCAATCTCACTTAATAGAGCATTTTCTAGAATTTAATAAGACTTCTATTTACAATACCTTTAAGGATATCTCCAGTAAGATAGTGAATATACCTTTTAATTCTGGGCTGAAATTTTTGGACAATACATTAGTTCTTCTGTTAAATAGGATAGCCAATTCTTATATAGGTCTCATTATAAAGGAAGAGTTAAAGTCAGAAATTAGAAATATCAGAAACGCTGAAAGCTATAGTAGTGCGCTACAGGCTTTTGAAGAATGGATAAATAAAGCTGTTAATGCTATTGAAGAAAATAACAACAGCAATACTGAGCTCATTATAAAAAAAGCTAATAAATATATTGAAGAAAACTATATGGATGATTTAACTTTGGAGAAGGTTGCTGAAGTTGTTTTTTTAAGCCCTGTATATCTAAGCAAGGTTTATAAGAAAAAGATGGGTATTAATTTTATTGATTATGTTACAAAGATAAGGATAGAGAGATCCAAGGAACTATTAAGCAATAAAAACCTAAAGGTTTATGAGATATCAAACCTTGTAGGCTATAAAAATCTAAAGTATTTTTATAAGCTATTCAAAAACTATACTGGCTATACTCCAAATACTTATAGAGAAATGCTTATGAAACGCAAATCAACTAACTGCAAAGAAGATAAATAG
- a CDS encoding FAD-dependent oxidoreductase, translating into MDKKIIIKDYEVIVIGGGMAGVCAAIASAREGAKTALINNRPVLGGNASSEIRMHICGADYHGFRQNARETGIIEEILLDNKRVNRSNSFSILDTILWEKTRFQENLDLYLNTHITSVIKEEDKIVRVMGEQLTTEKVFQLNGQLFIDATGDGTIAYLSGAEYMCGREGKERFGEKYAPDAPDNHTMGNTLLFTAIDMGKKVDFVKPEWANTYKEEDLAYREHHEINSGYWWIEIGGDDLEVIQDGEQIRDELLKAVYGVWDHIKNSGHHYADNFALDWVGFLPGKRESRRIVGDYILREQDLFAGRIFEDAIAYGGWPMDMHTVGGIRTRREPTDFIMMEDLYTIPYRSIYSRNISNLMLAGRDISASHMAFGSTRVMATCAVIGQAAGTAAAMCISKKISPRGLNEHVHELQQKLMKDDCFIPGFKNEDKNDLALTSKVSASSFVENCEPENIINGFPRTVKDQTNAWIADSNDKAPWIELAFENQISPKEIRMKFDSNLSKEIMVSLTHSVRNRQQEGTPKEIVKDYDIEFYNGEELVAIKEIRDNHRRLSCTMVDNISCDRIRVKALSTWEAEQTCIYEIRVY; encoded by the coding sequence ATGGATAAGAAAATAATAATTAAGGATTATGAAGTAATTGTTATTGGCGGAGGCATGGCTGGTGTATGTGCGGCCATAGCCAGTGCCAGAGAAGGTGCAAAAACTGCTCTTATAAACAATAGACCTGTACTAGGAGGTAATGCAAGCTCTGAGATAAGAATGCATATATGCGGAGCGGATTATCATGGTTTTAGGCAAAATGCTAGAGAGACAGGAATAATAGAAGAAATTTTACTAGATAATAAAAGAGTTAATAGAAGCAACTCTTTCTCAATACTTGATACAATACTATGGGAAAAAACAAGATTTCAAGAAAATCTTGATTTATATTTAAATACTCATATTACAAGCGTAATTAAAGAAGAAGATAAAATTGTAAGGGTTATGGGAGAACAATTAACCACAGAAAAGGTATTTCAGCTTAATGGACAATTATTTATAGATGCTACAGGTGATGGTACTATTGCCTATTTATCTGGAGCTGAATACATGTGTGGAAGAGAGGGAAAAGAAAGGTTTGGAGAAAAATATGCTCCAGATGCCCCTGATAATCATACTATGGGTAACACCTTGCTGTTTACAGCTATAGATATGGGTAAAAAAGTGGACTTTGTAAAACCAGAGTGGGCTAATACTTATAAAGAGGAAGACTTAGCCTACAGAGAACACCATGAAATCAACAGCGGGTACTGGTGGATTGAAATTGGTGGAGATGACTTGGAGGTTATACAGGATGGAGAGCAAATAAGAGATGAGCTCTTAAAGGCTGTATATGGTGTATGGGATCACATCAAAAACTCCGGACACCACTACGCAGATAATTTTGCTCTTGACTGGGTAGGCTTTTTGCCAGGGAAAAGAGAAAGTAGAAGAATAGTTGGAGATTATATTCTTAGGGAGCAGGATCTGTTTGCAGGCAGAATATTTGAAGATGCCATTGCTTATGGCGGCTGGCCAATGGATATGCATACGGTAGGAGGCATAAGGACTAGAAGAGAGCCAACTGATTTTATTATGATGGAGGATTTATATACAATACCTTATAGATCAATATACTCAAGGAATATTAGCAATTTAATGCTGGCAGGAAGAGATATAAGCGCTTCTCACATGGCTTTTGGCTCTACAAGGGTTATGGCAACCTGTGCTGTTATCGGTCAGGCCGCTGGAACTGCGGCTGCTATGTGTATAAGTAAAAAAATATCACCAAGAGGACTTAACGAACATGTCCACGAACTTCAGCAAAAGCTTATGAAGGATGACTGTTTTATACCAGGCTTTAAAAACGAAGATAAAAATGACTTAGCTTTAACTTCAAAGGTTAGTGCCTCCAGCTTTGTGGAAAACTGTGAACCTGAGAATATAATAAATGGATTTCCAAGAACGGTTAAAGATCAAACAAATGCATGGATAGCTGATAGTAATGATAAAGCTCCATGGATTGAGTTAGCATTTGAAAATCAAATTTCACCTAAGGAAATAAGAATGAAATTTGACTCTAATCTTTCTAAGGAGATAATGGTTTCCTTAACTCACAGCGTAAGAAACCGCCAGCAGGAAGGCACGCCTAAGGAAATAGTAAAAGACTATGATATTGAGTTCTACAACGGAGAAGAGTTAGTAGCTATTAAAGAAATTAGGGATAATCATAGGAGACTTAGCTGTACTATGGTGGATAACATCAGCTGCGACAGAATTAGGGTTAAGGCTTTAAGCACATGGGAAGCTGAGCAGACTTGCATTTATGAGATTAGAGTGTATTAA
- a CDS encoding carbohydrate ABC transporter permease, whose product MPENKLFDSKSTGFKIFFIISLVIVGLFVLFPLYWIIITALKPAKDAFNVNPSLIPKSITFDNFKSVITDKRILTYLKNSLFVSFTSSFVTTALCTYAGYSFSKFRYRGRKSFMMLVMTAQMFPFAVLLLTIYTVMRQFNLLDNYISLILSFVTFTLPMGTLTLKSYFDEIPDSLIESGNIDGASRMTIMHKIIFPLVVPGIISTAIYGFVWSWNDLLYSLTLVTSASKRTLAPGLSLTYMGEFQNNWSNMMAASIFVSIPVALIFIFLQRYFIQGITSGSVKG is encoded by the coding sequence ATGCCAGAAAATAAGTTGTTTGACAGTAAAAGCACAGGGTTTAAGATATTCTTTATAATTTCCTTAGTTATAGTAGGACTATTTGTACTATTCCCACTGTACTGGATAATCATAACTGCACTAAAACCAGCAAAGGATGCCTTTAACGTAAACCCAAGTTTGATTCCTAAGTCTATAACCTTTGATAACTTCAAGTCAGTAATAACAGATAAAAGAATACTAACATACCTTAAAAATAGTTTGTTTGTATCATTCACCAGTTCTTTTGTAACTACAGCTTTGTGCACCTACGCAGGCTACAGTTTTTCAAAATTTCGCTACAGAGGGAGAAAGTCCTTCATGATGCTTGTAATGACAGCACAAATGTTTCCTTTTGCAGTGCTGCTTCTTACAATCTACACAGTAATGAGACAATTTAATCTATTGGATAATTATATATCACTAATTTTATCCTTTGTAACCTTCACTTTGCCAATGGGGACACTCACACTGAAATCCTACTTTGATGAGATTCCAGACTCACTAATAGAATCAGGCAACATAGATGGGGCTTCAAGAATGACTATAATGCATAAGATTATATTTCCACTTGTAGTGCCTGGGATAATATCTACCGCGATATATGGATTTGTATGGAGCTGGAATGACCTTTTATATTCATTAACTCTTGTCACTTCAGCATCGAAAAGAACCTTAGCACCAGGATTGTCACTAACTTATATGGGGGAGTTCCAGAACAATTGGTCTAATATGATGGCAGCATCTATATTTGTATCCATACCTGTGGCACTCATCTTTATATTCCTTCAGAGATACTTTATTCAAGGAATCACTTCTGGTTCAGTAAAAGGTTAA